The sequence GTCGGCGCCGAACGCGCTGCCGCAGGTCGGCCCGACCTCACCTTCACCCTGTCCGAGGCCGGCCTCGACGCCGAATGGCGCGCGCTCTTGGACCTCCTGGCCGCCGACGTACCCGCTGCACACCAGGAGAGGCCCGAGGAACTGCCAGCGATTGTCCAGGTCCTGCGCGGAGCCTTCATGCTTGAGAAGGACCCGGCCTATCTCACCTACGACCAGCTCCACCCGCACCTGCGGGCCCTCGACGCCGAGCGGTGGGGCCGCTGGGACGAGAAGAGCGACATCCACCGTCTCCGGGAGCTCGGCAAGGCCGTACGGCGTGAACTGGACGCCGCGCAGGTTGAACTGACCTCCGAGCGGATCAGGGAGATCGACGGCGCGCCCCGCGGCTTCTACTTGGCCGCACTGGAGGAGGCCATCGAGTCCCTGCGGTGAATGGCCGGCTGATCGGCGCCCATCGGATCCTGATTGGCCGTGATCAGCGGCCCCAGCCGAACAAGGCCAATGCCCGACGTGATCAAGGACCGATGGTGGCCTGCGAGAACCGATCCCGCCGTTCAAGATCCACCACCCCGGCCTGCGTGCCCTTTCAGCGCTTCGCCGGCGAAGCGGCTCCCGGGCCCGGGCCCGGGAGGGCGGGGAGAGGCATCAACCTCGTTCGTGTGTTGCTTAATTGGAAATATTGCTGTACTCTTTGAATATCGCAGGGCGTTGCCACCTCCGCCGCCCCACCCCCGTCGTCACCGACGGGCTCTCAACGCCGAAGAACAGGAATCATCCATGGGCTTTCCCGGTCTGGAAAAGAAGATCCGCATGACGCTCGTGACCGAGCACGACGTGCGAGTCCCGGTGCCCGTGAGGCTCTACTACCTGAGCGCCGACCCCTACGCCGTCCAGCTCTCCTTCGACATCTCGCCCGACGAGGTGGTCCGGTGGACGTTCGCCCGCGAACTGCTGGCGCAGGGTATGACGGCACCCGCCGGAATCGGGGACGTGAAGATCACCCCGATCGGGACCACCCAGGACCCCAGCTTCAGCATCGAGCTGGAGACCCCCGAGGGATTCGCGCGCCTCGAAGGCCTGGTGGCCCCCGTCAAGTCCTGGCTCGACAAGACCTATGAGGCGGTCCCCGCAGGCAGCGAGTCCGACGCGCTCGACATCGACAGCATCCTCGAAGAACTCCTGGCCCACTGACCGCACGGAAACACGGGGCCGACGCCACGGGTGACGGCCCCTCCACCCCAGAAACTTCACGCCGCGATGTCACACGGACGCCGCGAAGCACACCTCTAGTAGTGACCAACCACCATCCCCAGCCAGGAGTCCGCCATGCCCACCACCCACTCCCTTGAGAAGACGTCGGCCATCAGCCTCGACAAGGTCGCCGGAACCGCGCCCGACCTCATCGACATGTACAAGGACGCCGAGACCAGTCTCCGAGACCGCGACCTCATCGGCAGGCGCGCCGCCGTCTACCTGGTGATCGACCGCTCCCTCTCCATGAAGCCGTACTTCGGCAACGGAACCGTCCAGCGACTGAGCGACCAGATCCTCAGCCTCTCCGCGCACCTCGACGACGACGGCACGGTCCCGGTCGGATTCTTTTCCGACGAGATGCACACACTCGCACGGAGCCGTCTGCTCCGACGCCCGCAGGCCTTCGAGGAAGTGGCCCTGGGAGCCCACCAGGGCCGCATCGCCCAACTCCACAACTCCCTGGGCCGCATGGGCGGCACCCACTACCGCCCGGCCATGGAGGCGGTCCTCGACCACTACCGTGGATCCAAGGCCTTCAAGGCATCGATCCCCGCCTTCGTCGTGTTCCAGACCGACGGAGGACCGCAGGACGAATCAGCTACCCGCGACTTCCTCCATGCCACCGCCCACGAGAATGTGCGCTGGCAGTTCGTCCCGTTCGGCATGGAGCGCCAGTTCGACCTCCTCAGGCGACTTCCCGGAAACACCGGCATCAGCGCCGTCGGCACCAACCCGCTGGCCCTGTCCAACGCCGAGCTCTACAACCGCCTTGTCACGGGGCTTCCCCGCACCTGAGACGTGCAGGGCGGCCGTGCATCGCCGCACGGCCGCCCACCGGCCTGACCACAACAGCCACAGACCTCAA comes from Streptomyces sp. NBC_01454 and encodes:
- a CDS encoding SsgA family sporulation/cell division regulator — encoded protein: MTLVTEHDVRVPVPVRLYYLSADPYAVQLSFDISPDEVVRWTFARELLAQGMTAPAGIGDVKITPIGTTQDPSFSIELETPEGFARLEGLVAPVKSWLDKTYEAVPAGSESDALDIDSILEELLAH
- a CDS encoding VWA domain-containing protein — its product is MPTTHSLEKTSAISLDKVAGTAPDLIDMYKDAETSLRDRDLIGRRAAVYLVIDRSLSMKPYFGNGTVQRLSDQILSLSAHLDDDGTVPVGFFSDEMHTLARSRLLRRPQAFEEVALGAHQGRIAQLHNSLGRMGGTHYRPAMEAVLDHYRGSKAFKASIPAFVVFQTDGGPQDESATRDFLHATAHENVRWQFVPFGMERQFDLLRRLPGNTGISAVGTNPLALSNAELYNRLVTGLPRT